One genomic region from Paraburkholderia azotifigens encodes:
- a CDS encoding iron-containing redox enzyme family protein, producing the protein MDDIFEPQAFVLAGKCLSTSPSLVIEDDENQYEFPASVDGEDAAPLISALRSGVKAEEVLARYSPYEQKVFDRLQELQLVRAVKPALARSGLDVLLELEDLANELLYRTLYTNVFWEKCASASTRDDIPLNVIHGMIVENYHFLFRESYFDAPVLSYVANTGVRLAMNEFYAEEYGHDELLLKSLNTLGVTREDLARTVPLPHTMALCNALAFWAHSDPLFFFSTLGILEGKDIKQDSFLDAAYRIGVDPALLKPVKAHSDINLNGGHGSLTRKIFSRIPAIADSDVRRLRAQTHLFIELYDQFYTGIWEHYSTSPTLLRQLDVSGEA; encoded by the coding sequence ATGGACGACATTTTTGAACCACAAGCGTTTGTGCTGGCGGGAAAGTGTCTCAGCACGTCGCCTTCGCTCGTCATTGAAGACGACGAGAATCAATACGAATTTCCGGCGTCCGTCGACGGCGAAGACGCGGCGCCCCTCATCAGCGCACTGCGTTCGGGCGTCAAGGCGGAAGAAGTGCTGGCCCGCTACTCGCCGTACGAACAGAAAGTGTTCGACCGTTTGCAGGAACTGCAACTGGTGCGTGCCGTGAAGCCCGCGCTGGCCCGCAGCGGCCTCGACGTGCTGCTCGAACTCGAAGATCTCGCCAACGAACTCCTGTATCGCACGCTCTATACGAACGTGTTCTGGGAGAAGTGCGCGTCCGCGAGCACGCGCGACGACATTCCCCTCAACGTGATCCACGGAATGATCGTGGAGAACTACCATTTCCTGTTTCGCGAAAGCTACTTCGACGCGCCCGTGCTGTCATATGTCGCCAACACGGGCGTGCGGCTCGCGATGAACGAGTTCTACGCGGAAGAGTACGGTCACGACGAACTGCTGCTCAAGTCGCTGAACACGCTGGGCGTCACGCGCGAAGACCTGGCGCGCACGGTGCCGCTGCCGCACACCATGGCGCTGTGCAACGCGCTGGCGTTCTGGGCGCATAGCGATCCGCTGTTCTTCTTCTCGACGCTCGGCATTCTCGAAGGCAAGGACATCAAGCAGGACTCTTTCCTCGATGCCGCGTACCGGATCGGTGTCGATCCCGCGCTGCTCAAGCCCGTGAAAGCCCATTCCGACATCAACCTGAACGGCGGCCACGGCAGTCTTACGCGCAAGATTTTTTCGCGTATTCCCGCCATCGCCGATTCGGACGTGCGGCGTCTGCGCGCGCAGACGCATCTGTTCATCGAACTGTACGACCAGTTCTATACGGGCATCTGGGAACACTATTCGACGTCGCCGACGCTGTTGCGCCAGCTCGACGTCAGCGGAGAAGCATGA
- a CDS encoding PLP-dependent aminotransferase family protein — translation MKITLDVATATPLTEQIVGQVEALILSRELRVGMRLPSIRKFAAEHNISRFPVIEAYDRLATRGLLQPKHGSGYYVAEQFEKTPRVTRGLDAIRATPESDQILRQFERPDEVLNLSIGFIPEAWRDVEGIAQAIRQASRTDARSLIDYAIPQGDPVLRLQIEQRLAFVGVAAEPQNIMVTNSASEALDLVVRMLLKPGDTVFVEDPGYFNLFGLLKLQGIELVGVPRLSTGPDADAVEALLREHRPKLFFINTVFHNPTGTNVAPHVGFRLLQLAQEHDFMIVEDDVYADFQAIPTQRLASLDRLARVVYIGGFSKSLSSSLRLGYIAAEAGLIKHFVEVKALTSLGGTRFSERVVAALLERGTYRKHLERLRRRVNGAIATAVELLADIGWQVFDEPCGGTLVWARVPGVPNSDVFVAEAARAGITVQPGSYYRPHGEPTPWVRFNTAYLDNERAMGFLRRAAAMGD, via the coding sequence ATGAAGATCACCCTCGACGTCGCAACGGCTACCCCGCTGACCGAACAGATCGTCGGTCAGGTCGAAGCGCTGATCCTCTCGCGCGAACTGCGCGTGGGCATGCGTCTGCCGTCTATCCGCAAGTTCGCGGCCGAGCACAACATCAGCCGCTTTCCCGTCATCGAGGCTTACGACCGGCTCGCCACGCGCGGCCTCCTCCAGCCGAAGCACGGCTCGGGCTATTACGTCGCCGAACAGTTCGAAAAGACGCCGCGCGTCACCCGCGGGCTCGACGCGATCCGCGCGACGCCCGAGTCCGATCAGATCCTGCGGCAGTTCGAGCGCCCCGACGAGGTGCTGAACCTGTCGATCGGCTTTATCCCCGAAGCGTGGCGCGACGTCGAAGGCATTGCGCAGGCGATCCGTCAGGCGTCGCGCACGGACGCGCGCAGCCTGATCGATTACGCGATTCCGCAGGGCGACCCGGTGTTGCGGCTGCAGATCGAACAGCGCCTCGCGTTCGTCGGCGTGGCCGCGGAGCCGCAGAACATCATGGTGACGAACAGCGCGAGCGAGGCGCTCGACCTCGTCGTGCGGATGCTGCTCAAGCCGGGCGACACGGTGTTCGTCGAGGATCCCGGCTATTTCAACCTGTTCGGGCTGCTCAAGCTGCAAGGCATCGAACTGGTCGGCGTGCCGCGCCTGTCGACGGGGCCGGATGCCGACGCCGTCGAGGCATTGCTCAGAGAGCATCGGCCGAAACTCTTTTTCATCAACACCGTCTTCCACAATCCGACGGGCACGAACGTCGCGCCGCACGTCGGCTTCCGGCTGCTGCAACTGGCGCAGGAACACGACTTCATGATCGTCGAAGACGACGTGTACGCGGATTTTCAGGCGATACCGACACAGCGGCTCGCGTCGCTCGACCGGCTCGCGCGCGTGGTGTATATCGGCGGCTTTTCGAAGAGCCTGTCGTCGTCGCTGCGGCTCGGCTATATCGCCGCCGAGGCAGGGCTAATCAAGCATTTCGTCGAAGTGAAGGCGCTCACGAGCCTGGGCGGCACGCGCTTCAGCGAGCGCGTCGTCGCCGCGCTGCTCGAGCGCGGCACGTATCGCAAGCATCTGGAGCGGTTGCGCCGGCGCGTGAACGGCGCCATTGCGACAGCGGTGGAACTGCTTGCCGACATCGGCTGGCAGGTGTTCGACGAGCCGTGCGGCGGCACGCTCGTGTGGGCGCGCGTGCCCGGCGTGCCGAACTCGGACGTGTTCGTCGCCGAGGCGGCGCGCGCCGGAATCACGGTGCAGCCGGGCAGCTACTACCGGCCGCACGGCGAGCCGACGCCGTGGGTGCGCTTCAATACCGCCTATCTCGACAACGAGCGCGCGATGGGATTCCTGCGACGCGCGGCGGCAATGGGCGACTAG
- a CDS encoding carbonic anhydrase translates to MSDDMLNTRRLRDPAKSDLLHLLDGVEQFSGEVFPATQALFESLASGQAPHTLFITCADSRVSPEMITQTHPGELFVCRNIGNIVPAYGEMLGGVSAVVEYAVLALNVRQIVICGHSDCGAMRGLAGTAPMTAEDMPTVNAWLRNAETARSVVQARKIDSEHLVQALVEENIRLQLMHLRTHPSVAGRLAQKRLDVQGWVYDIGHGRIAVFNEDDDRFESLGEARGRLQRQQGA, encoded by the coding sequence ATGTCGGACGATATGCTCAACACCAGGCGGCTTCGCGACCCGGCGAAGTCGGACCTGCTGCATCTGCTGGACGGCGTCGAGCAGTTCAGCGGCGAGGTGTTTCCCGCCACTCAGGCGTTGTTCGAAAGTCTTGCCTCCGGTCAGGCGCCGCATACGCTCTTTATCACCTGCGCCGATTCACGCGTGTCGCCGGAAATGATTACGCAAACGCATCCGGGCGAGCTGTTCGTGTGCCGCAATATCGGTAACATCGTCCCGGCTTATGGCGAGATGCTGGGCGGCGTGTCGGCCGTCGTCGAGTATGCGGTGCTCGCGCTCAACGTGCGGCAGATCGTGATCTGCGGACACAGTGACTGTGGCGCGATGCGCGGCCTCGCCGGCACGGCGCCGATGACGGCGGAAGACATGCCGACCGTCAACGCGTGGCTGCGCAACGCCGAGACGGCGCGCAGCGTCGTGCAGGCGCGCAAGATCGACAGCGAGCATCTGGTGCAGGCGCTCGTCGAAGAGAATATCCGGCTGCAACTGATGCATCTGCGCACGCATCCGTCCGTCGCGGGACGGCTCGCGCAGAAACGGCTCGATGTGCAGGGCTGGGTGTACGACATCGGGCACGGACGCATCGCTGTGTTCAACGAGGACGACGACCGCTTCGAGAGCCTCGGCGAAGCGCGCGGAAGGCTTCAGCGGCAGCAGGGCGCTTGA
- a CDS encoding Fur family transcriptional regulator: MPPRSQSPISALDALKRAGLLGTAAQLAVLGYLQRTEHGHFSAEEIHRRIAAGGERMNLSTTYRVLSQLVDSGFVANVPLGKHHSLYELNTGKVHDHLACVVCGRVEEFSDPTINRRRAAIAKKFGKRFVGTTLALQGVCAECTARAHPPRPPIRRGRVRSEPACARLRLLVRAGKECFHAVG; the protein is encoded by the coding sequence ATGCCGCCGCGCTCACAGTCACCGATTTCCGCGCTCGATGCGCTCAAGCGCGCCGGCCTGCTCGGCACGGCCGCGCAGCTCGCCGTGCTCGGCTATCTCCAGCGCACGGAGCACGGCCATTTCAGCGCGGAGGAAATTCATCGGCGGATCGCCGCGGGCGGCGAGCGGATGAACCTCTCCACCACGTACCGTGTGCTCAGTCAACTGGTCGACTCGGGCTTTGTCGCCAACGTGCCGCTCGGCAAGCATCACAGCCTCTACGAACTGAATACGGGCAAGGTGCACGATCACCTGGCGTGTGTCGTGTGCGGCCGTGTCGAAGAGTTCTCCGATCCGACGATCAACCGCCGGCGCGCTGCCATCGCGAAAAAATTCGGCAAGCGCTTTGTCGGCACGACGCTGGCGTTGCAGGGCGTGTGCGCGGAATGCACGGCGCGCGCCCATCCGCCGAGGCCGCCCATCCGCCGGGGCCGCGTGCGAAGTGAGCCTGCCTGTGCCCGCTTGCGCCTCCTTGTGCGTGCTGGAAAGGAATGTTTCCACGCGGTGGGTTAA
- a CDS encoding lysylphosphatidylglycerol synthase domain-containing protein, producing the protein MMKWLKWLGLPAGIAVLIALALHGGMSDVLHAIGAAGFALLWLVPLHALPLLLDAQAWWLLLGRRASLAYLWWVATVREAVSRLLPVASIGGEFVGVRLARWKVDETSAVGASVIVEVLVTMAVQYVFAALGLVMIVAQTGHDDLLFTIGAALLLSLPLPVVVFVLLRRGGLFHAIERWSARLPMSAHWGVERIGGAQLDAAIDTLLCEPFLLLRAFVWQFAGYLIGASEVYLALWMLGHPVSVGGAIAVEALTQAARHGAFFVPSGLGVQEAVVVLLARLFGVDEQTALSLALVKRMREVVFGCLALASWQAAEIVRNRRGAWRRDATLRPAGQRVVRHPGDAGERRRSR; encoded by the coding sequence ATGATGAAGTGGCTCAAATGGCTGGGCTTGCCTGCCGGCATCGCGGTGCTGATCGCGCTCGCGCTGCATGGCGGCATGAGCGACGTGCTGCACGCGATCGGCGCGGCGGGCTTCGCGCTGCTGTGGCTCGTGCCGCTGCACGCGCTGCCGCTGCTGCTCGATGCGCAGGCGTGGTGGCTGCTGCTCGGCAGGCGCGCGTCGCTGGCGTATCTGTGGTGGGTCGCGACGGTGCGCGAGGCGGTGAGCCGTCTGCTGCCCGTCGCGAGCATCGGCGGCGAGTTCGTCGGCGTGCGGCTCGCGCGCTGGAAGGTCGACGAGACGAGCGCGGTCGGTGCGTCGGTGATCGTCGAGGTGCTGGTGACGATGGCCGTCCAGTATGTGTTCGCCGCGCTTGGGCTCGTGATGATCGTCGCGCAGACCGGGCACGACGATCTGCTCTTTACGATCGGCGCCGCGTTGCTGCTGTCGTTGCCGTTGCCCGTCGTCGTGTTCGTGCTGCTGCGGCGCGGCGGGCTCTTTCACGCCATCGAACGCTGGTCTGCGCGTCTGCCGATGAGCGCGCACTGGGGCGTCGAGCGCATCGGCGGCGCGCAGCTCGATGCCGCGATCGATACGCTGCTGTGCGAGCCTTTTCTTCTGCTGCGTGCGTTTGTCTGGCAGTTTGCCGGTTATCTGATCGGCGCGTCGGAGGTGTATCTGGCGCTGTGGATGCTCGGGCATCCCGTGTCGGTCGGCGGCGCGATCGCCGTCGAGGCGCTGACGCAGGCGGCGCGGCACGGCGCGTTCTTCGTGCCGTCGGGGCTGGGCGTGCAGGAGGCCGTCGTCGTGCTGCTCGCGCGGCTGTTCGGCGTCGACGAGCAGACGGCGCTGTCGCTGGCGCTCGTCAAGCGGATGCGCGAAGTCGTGTTCGGCTGTCTCGCGCTCGCATCGTGGCAAGCCGCCGAGATCGTGCGCAACCGGCGCGGCGCGTGGCGGCGGGACGCCACGCTGAGACCCGCCGGGCAACGGGTCGTCCGACACCCTGGAGACGCTGGCGAGCGTCGTCGCTCTCGCTGA
- the hpnK gene encoding hopanoid biosynthesis-associated protein HpnK, which yields MTQRATHTPRRALIVTADDFGLHTRINEAVERAHLHGILTSASLMVSAPASADAVHRARQYPSLRVGLHIVLADGVPMLASHLVPALVDRHGRLGDRMVRDGFRFFLLPEVRRQLKAEIRAQFQAFARTGLTLDHVNTHKHFHLHPTVLALIIEVGSEYGLNAMRLPYEHGAPAWIRPWMARVRKQLDNAGIAHNDYVIGMSQTGNMDEAALLAALARLPQGVGEIYCHPAVAGEGPVTPTMQNYRHTDEFDALMSERVASALAASGAITGGFADVFAQRAYM from the coding sequence ATGACGCAACGTGCGACGCACACGCCGCGACGCGCATTGATCGTGACGGCCGACGACTTCGGCCTGCACACACGCATCAACGAAGCTGTCGAGCGCGCGCATCTGCATGGCATCCTGACCTCGGCGAGCCTGATGGTGTCCGCGCCGGCCTCGGCGGATGCCGTGCATCGCGCGCGGCAGTATCCGAGCCTGCGTGTCGGTCTGCATATCGTGCTCGCCGACGGCGTGCCCATGCTGGCTAGCCACCTCGTTCCCGCGCTCGTCGACCGGCACGGACGGCTCGGCGACCGGATGGTGCGCGACGGCTTCCGCTTTTTCCTGCTGCCCGAAGTGCGCCGCCAGCTGAAGGCGGAGATCCGCGCACAGTTTCAGGCGTTCGCGCGCACGGGGCTCACGCTCGATCACGTGAACACGCACAAGCACTTTCATCTGCATCCGACCGTGCTCGCGCTGATCATCGAAGTGGGCAGCGAATACGGCCTGAACGCGATGCGTCTGCCCTATGAACACGGCGCGCCGGCGTGGATCCGACCCTGGATGGCCCGGGTGCGCAAGCAGCTGGATAATGCGGGAATCGCGCACAACGACTATGTGATCGGCATGTCGCAGACGGGAAATATGGACGAAGCGGCGCTGCTGGCCGCGCTCGCGCGCCTGCCGCAGGGCGTGGGCGAGATTTACTGCCATCCCGCCGTGGCCGGGGAGGGGCCCGTCACGCCCACGATGCAGAACTACCGGCATACGGACGAGTTCGACGCGCTGATGTCCGAGCGCGTCGCCTCGGCGCTGGCGGCGAGCGGCGCGATCACGGGCGGTTTCGCGGATGTGTTCGCGCAACGCGCATACATGTGA
- the hpnJ gene encoding hopanoid biosynthesis associated radical SAM protein HpnJ, which produces MKKTLFLQAPSYDGFDGGAGSRYQAKREIRSFWYPTWLAQPAALVPGSRVLDAPADGLSVEASLAIAQEYELVVIHTSTPSFPTDALFAEQLKARAPKVLVGMVGAKVAVDPHNSLTASEAIDFVCREEFDFTCKEIAEGLPFAQIQGLSYRAADGSIEHNEARPILENMDELPFVAPVYKRDLKIDNYFIGYLKHPYVSIYTGRGCRSRCTFCLWPQTVGGHRYRTRSVENVLEEVKWIRDNMPEVKEIMFDDDTFTDFKPRVEEIARGLGRLGVTWSCNAKANVPYTTLKIMKENGLRLLLVGYESGDDQILLNIKKGLRTDIARRFSEDCRKLGIKIHGTFILGLPGETKETIAKTIEYAKDINPHTIQVSLAAPYPGTTLYKQAVDNGWLEENKVINLVSKEGVQLAAIGYPHLSREEIYHHLEQFYRQFYFRPSKIWEIVREMLVSWEMMKRRLREGVEFFRFLRAHEA; this is translated from the coding sequence ATGAAGAAGACGTTATTTTTGCAGGCGCCGTCGTACGACGGTTTCGACGGCGGCGCGGGGTCGCGCTATCAGGCCAAGCGCGAAATCCGTTCGTTCTGGTATCCGACGTGGCTCGCGCAGCCCGCCGCGCTCGTGCCGGGGAGCCGGGTGCTCGATGCGCCCGCCGACGGCCTGTCCGTCGAAGCGTCGCTTGCCATCGCGCAGGAATATGAACTGGTCGTGATTCACACGAGCACGCCGTCGTTTCCGACGGACGCGCTGTTCGCGGAGCAATTGAAGGCGCGCGCGCCGAAGGTGCTGGTCGGCATGGTCGGCGCGAAGGTCGCCGTCGATCCGCATAACTCGCTGACCGCGAGCGAGGCGATCGATTTCGTGTGCCGCGAAGAATTCGACTTCACGTGCAAGGAAATCGCCGAAGGGCTGCCGTTCGCGCAGATCCAGGGCTTGAGCTATCGCGCGGCGGACGGTTCGATCGAACATAACGAAGCGCGCCCGATCCTCGAGAACATGGACGAGCTGCCGTTCGTTGCGCCCGTCTACAAACGCGATCTGAAGATCGACAACTATTTCATCGGCTATCTGAAGCATCCGTATGTGTCGATCTATACGGGACGCGGCTGCCGTTCGCGCTGCACGTTCTGCCTGTGGCCGCAGACGGTGGGCGGGCATCGCTATCGCACGCGCTCGGTCGAGAACGTGCTCGAAGAAGTGAAGTGGATTCGCGACAACATGCCCGAAGTGAAGGAGATCATGTTCGACGACGACACCTTCACCGACTTCAAGCCGCGCGTGGAAGAGATCGCGCGCGGTCTCGGCAGGCTCGGCGTCACGTGGTCGTGCAACGCGAAGGCGAACGTGCCGTACACGACGCTCAAGATCATGAAGGAAAACGGCCTGCGCCTGCTGCTGGTCGGCTATGAATCGGGCGACGACCAGATCCTGCTCAACATCAAGAAGGGCTTGCGCACGGATATCGCGCGGCGCTTTTCCGAAGACTGCCGCAAGCTCGGCATCAAGATTCACGGCACCTTCATTCTCGGTCTGCCGGGCGAAACCAAAGAGACGATCGCGAAGACCATCGAGTACGCGAAGGACATCAATCCGCACACCATTCAGGTGTCGCTCGCGGCGCCCTATCCGGGCACGACGCTCTACAAGCAGGCAGTCGACAACGGCTGGCTCGAAGAGAACAAGGTGATCAACCTCGTCAGCAAGGAAGGTGTGCAGCTCGCGGCAATCGGCTATCCGCATCTGTCGCGCGAAGAGATCTATCATCATCTCGAACAGTTCTACCGGCAGTTCTATTTCCGGCCGTCGAAGATCTGGGAAATCGTGCGCGAAATGCTGGTGAGCTGGGAGATGATGAAGCGCCGTCTGCGCGAAGGCGTCGAATTTTTCCGCTTCCTGCGGGCCCACGAGGCATGA
- the hpnI gene encoding bacteriohopanetetrol glucosamine biosynthesis glycosyltransferase HpnI: MQDALLHIYWLPMALAFGAALYAVVAVVATCISTTRVAARERRSAPTPVSVLKPLCGAEPRLFENLATFCEQTHPCFEVICGVSRTDDPAIAVVHRLQATYPHCRISLVVDPRIHGTNLKVSNLINLAQWARHDVFVLADSDIAVERDYLERVCAPLADPCAGIVTCLYRAKGIAGFWSRVGAQFINEWFVPSVRIAHAFGSTRFGFGATLALRRATLERLGGFERLSNTLADDFWLAEHVRELDLTTVLSPVVVETDVTESTLAALWDRETRWLRTIRSVNRAGFAFLFVTITLPWIVCGAWLAFALHGAPVHAAVPVALVAAAVTGVGARVILHAMMSGERGMFRRDLALMPVRDALLFAQWMAGSFGSTVVWRGVRMPVEDTDGPAAVFRHEPVKAFEVSDGR; this comes from the coding sequence ATGCAGGACGCGCTGCTGCACATCTACTGGCTGCCGATGGCGCTGGCGTTCGGCGCCGCGCTCTATGCCGTCGTGGCCGTGGTCGCGACGTGCATCTCGACGACGCGTGTCGCCGCGCGCGAGCGCCGCTCCGCGCCGACGCCCGTCAGCGTGCTCAAGCCGCTGTGCGGCGCCGAACCGCGGCTTTTTGAAAACCTCGCGACGTTCTGCGAGCAGACGCATCCGTGCTTCGAAGTGATCTGCGGCGTGTCGCGTACGGACGATCCCGCCATCGCGGTCGTTCATCGGTTGCAGGCCACCTATCCGCACTGCCGGATTTCGCTGGTGGTCGATCCGCGCATTCACGGCACCAACCTGAAGGTGAGCAACCTGATCAATCTGGCGCAATGGGCGCGCCATGACGTATTCGTGCTCGCCGACAGCGACATCGCTGTCGAGCGCGACTATCTGGAACGCGTATGCGCGCCGCTCGCCGATCCGTGCGCGGGCATCGTCACCTGTCTGTATCGGGCGAAAGGCATTGCGGGTTTCTGGTCGCGCGTGGGCGCACAGTTCATCAACGAGTGGTTCGTGCCGTCGGTACGCATTGCGCATGCGTTCGGCTCGACGCGCTTCGGCTTCGGCGCCACGCTCGCGCTGCGGCGCGCGACGCTCGAACGTCTGGGCGGCTTCGAACGGCTGAGCAACACGCTCGCCGACGACTTCTGGCTCGCCGAACACGTGCGCGAACTGGACCTGACGACGGTGCTGTCGCCCGTGGTCGTCGAGACGGACGTGACGGAAAGCACGCTCGCCGCGCTGTGGGATCGCGAGACGCGCTGGCTGCGCACGATCCGCTCGGTGAACCGCGCGGGCTTCGCGTTCCTGTTCGTGACGATCACGCTGCCGTGGATCGTCTGCGGCGCGTGGCTCGCTTTCGCGCTGCACGGCGCGCCCGTGCATGCCGCCGTGCCCGTCGCGCTGGTCGCGGCGGCCGTGACGGGCGTCGGCGCGCGTGTCATCCTGCATGCCATGATGAGCGGGGAGCGCGGCATGTTCCGGCGCGATCTCGCGCTGATGCCCGTACGCGATGCATTGCTGTTTGCACAATGGATGGCGGGGTCGTTCGGCTCGACGGTGGTGTGGCGCGGCGTGCGCATGCCCGTCGAGGACACGGACGGCCCGGCGGCGGTTTTCCGGCACGAACCGGTCAAGGCATTCGAAGTATCCGACGGCCGCTGA
- a CDS encoding cytochrome b → MNLNTLARRPAYDGFARLLHWLIALLIVAQFVIGWIMPDVHRDTLPNGLIAWHLGVGAAIVAAVACRIMWRATHAPQPAELSRALTLMSHLTHALLYLLLIAVPLAGWANASSRGWAVKLFGVVRYPDLTQSGSPTGHALGDVHSVLAWVMLALIALHVCAALFHRVVLKDDVLQRMLP, encoded by the coding sequence ATGAACCTCAATACCCTCGCACGACGTCCCGCCTACGACGGCTTTGCGCGCCTGCTGCACTGGCTGATTGCGCTGCTCATCGTCGCGCAGTTCGTAATCGGCTGGATCATGCCCGACGTGCATCGCGACACCTTGCCGAACGGATTGATCGCGTGGCATCTCGGCGTCGGCGCGGCGATCGTCGCAGCCGTGGCATGCCGGATCATGTGGCGCGCGACGCATGCGCCTCAACCCGCCGAGCTGTCGCGCGCGCTCACGCTGATGTCGCACCTCACGCATGCGCTGTTGTACCTGCTGCTCATTGCCGTCCCGCTGGCGGGCTGGGCGAACGCGTCGTCGCGCGGCTGGGCGGTGAAGCTGTTCGGCGTCGTTCGCTATCCTGACCTGACGCAGTCCGGCTCGCCGACGGGCCATGCACTCGGCGATGTGCACAGCGTGCTCGCGTGGGTGATGCTCGCGTTGATCGCGCTGCATGTGTGCGCCGCGCTGTTTCATCGTGTCGTGCTGAAAGATGACGTGTTGCAGCGGATGCTCCCGTAA
- a CDS encoding response regulator has translation MRILLVEDDDLIGSGLEVALRNAGFTVDWARDGQHADLALATTHYLLVILDLGLPKLSGMDLLKSLRLRGNDIPVLVLTAKDTAADKVRGLDAGADDYLGKPFDLAELISRCRALIRRSQGRSAELIAWRGLTVDPVAQTVSKDGARVPLTAREWAVLIHLLTHAGVPQPRARIEESLYGWHEEVESNAIEVHVSNLRKKLGGDVIRTVRGFGYVVDKT, from the coding sequence ATGCGCATTCTTCTCGTTGAAGACGACGACCTGATCGGCAGCGGACTGGAAGTCGCGCTGCGCAACGCGGGCTTTACCGTCGACTGGGCCCGCGACGGCCAGCATGCGGACCTGGCGCTCGCGACCACGCACTATCTGCTCGTGATCCTCGATCTCGGCTTGCCCAAACTCTCCGGCATGGATCTGCTGAAGTCGCTGCGGCTGCGCGGCAACGACATTCCCGTGCTCGTGCTCACCGCGAAGGACACGGCCGCCGACAAGGTGCGCGGCCTCGACGCGGGCGCCGACGACTACCTCGGCAAGCCGTTCGATCTCGCGGAACTCATCTCGCGCTGCCGCGCGCTGATCCGCCGCTCGCAGGGCCGCAGCGCCGAACTGATTGCATGGCGCGGCCTGACCGTCGATCCCGTCGCGCAGACGGTGTCGAAAGACGGCGCGCGCGTCCCCCTCACCGCCCGCGAATGGGCCGTGCTGATCCATCTGCTCACGCACGCCGGCGTGCCGCAGCCGCGCGCGCGCATCGAGGAAAGCCTGTACGGCTGGCATGAAGAAGTCGAGAGCAATGCGATCGAAGTCCATGTCTCGAACCTGCGCAAGAAGCTCGGCGGCGATGTGATCCGCACGGTGCGCGGGTTCGGCTACGTCGTGGACAAGACATGA